In Taeniopygia guttata chromosome 6, bTaeGut7.mat, whole genome shotgun sequence, the genomic stretch AGCTGAATTATATTCTGTTGAAATCCAGGCTTACCATATCCCCTTTCAGGTTTTAGACAGGCATTACCCTGGCAGCACTGTGAGCCATTCTCCCTGCAAGCTGCAGAGCAGATGCCAGATCTGTAAAAAGCAGGTCCTTCTTAGAAGAGCAAGAATAGAGAaagccaggagaaaaaaaaaccaaaaaaaaccccaacacatTACAAACAAACCACAGATATTCTGAATGCCACAGTGTTTATTGTTACAAATTAAGGTAAGCCAAGCTTGTTGCTCAGAGCTCTCTCAGCAAGGGagtaaaagaaacatttcttctcTGATTTTTATTGTGGGAACTTCTGTACAGCTCATTTGGGAAGTGCCTCCTGCCCCTTCACAGCAAGGCAGGCACACCTTTTATGTGTCATGGTGCCAGATGGCCTGAGGAAGTGTTGCAGAGGACAGTATGAGTCAGTCCAAGCAATAGATGTGCACTCTCACCCTCTTCCAGTTGCTGGATTGTTGCTGGTGCCCTCTCAGGAGGGCATTGTCTGGCCCATCGTCCTCCAGCTCTTGGAGACAAACAGATCCCGGCTCTTGGCAATGGTGACCAGGAGACGTCCCACATAGTAACCATTCACCTGGCCTACACCATCATTCCTGCCCATGGAAAGCAGGAACGTCAGTGACCCTGCAAAGATGATGTAGAGGTGTAAGTGAAGCAACTGTTATCCAGCTTCCCTGCATCCATGTGCAACAGCATTCAGCATAGTTCTGCTAAGTTTACATCAGTGCTCATGAAGAAGACCCATTACCCAGCTAGATTTTTGAGACCAGATTGTTCAGTTTGTGTTGTAGTTTAAGGggagaaataaggaaaagggAAGTCATCTTACTCCTGAGATTTAATTGGACAGTGAGCaattttaaggaaagaaaataagttcTGTGAATAGCATACTCCCACCAGTAGATTGATCAAGACATTAATGAAGAATGAACACTTTGTGTGGTAGACTGACACAGGTAATTAATATCTACACTGTGTCTTTGGCAATGACTAGTATGAAGCCTGAGCTCCAAGCTGACATTACCCCAATTTTGAGTTCCTTCACAGTGAATTCAGTGAGTTTAGAGTCTCATGAGAGTTAGGACAGCTGTTCCTTGTGGAAAAGCAGCCCAACACCTAAGGCTAGGTGCTAGGAGCTGACCTTACCTGGCTCGTAGGTTTTGAGAGGCTTCTGTGTCAGGCTGTTGATGATATTTGTCACCACGACGTTGGCGTGGAGCCCAGCATGGTAGGCCATCTTGGGCTCTTTGAGATCTGCACAGTCCCCAATGGCATAGATGTTCTCGTAGCCTTCCAGCTGGAGGTGCTTGTTAACTTTCAAAGCACCATTATTTGCCATTTTGTCACCTGTTTTACCAAACAGCAGGTTTTTAGAAGCAGCTTTGTGTTGCTTGTTGTGGCCCGAGACCCCAGAATGCTGCTGATGTAACTGACACAAAGTGAGGGGTTGTTTTTCACCCTCTTTTCTATGTGTCAGGGAAGAGATGCTTTTTGCCTTGCTGTGGTTAATCACTGCAGTCTCGTGCAATGCATCATCCTTTGATATTTCAGGAGAATCACGCCCACAGGTTGTACACAGTCCATTCCCCACCTCACACCCCTCAGGCACCACACTCTGAAGAACTGTTGCTTCTTCCCACCAcgtggtttgggttttttacttaCCAAATGCAGCAGCATATGCAGAAGAGTTAATCTTTATCCCCGTGCACAGCACCACCATGTCAACAACCACCTCGGTGCCCCTCTCTGTCCTCACTACCATGTCTTTCTGGAACTGGTTTGGCCTCAGGTTTTCTATGTCGCTGACCTTTTCACCTGTTGCAACAGAGAGCCCTGGGTCACAAACATTTGCTAGGCTGTGGTTTCCAGCTAACCCAGAGAAACAGGAATTGAAGGGAGCCATTTGTAACCAAAAAAGTAAGAAAGGACATCAGGAGATGCTTTGGCTAAAGGAACAGCAGCTTGTAGGTGTTCAGAGGCATTGTTAAGAACATACTTAACAGAAGCCGGACTCCTTTCCTGAGGAGAATCTCTTTCACCACCTGACGGACACTGGGAAGCAGCTCCACATCAGCCAGAGCAGTTTTTGAGTGAATGAGGATGATCTGTTGGGAACACAGGAACAAAACAAGACTCACTGTGTGCAAGGTAGGAGCAGCTCTAGCTGGTGTCCTCCACCCTAATGGATTCCTGCAAGAACAAGCCAGGAAGGGGCACCTAGTGCCACAGTCCTTGCTGGTGGCTGGCTACAGGCTCAGCAAGCAGGTGTGCAGTCCTCTCAGGTacctccagcagcaccatcaCGGAACAGTATCAGAACCAGGATGAAGGTAATTGTGATGAAGATGTTCCTACCTCTTTGCCCGGGTACTCCGTTTTGATCTCGGCAGCCATCTCCactccagcagcaccacctcCCACTACCAGGATGCGCTGAGATTTCTCAATCTTCAAGAGAAAATTCGTGTTACAAGAGAACTGCAAAGGGCAGGAAGCCAGATCCCTTCAGTCACTCCATGAACATTGTGGGACACAGCACAGGCCCAACAGCAATAAACCTCTTAGCTCATTAAGAGGCAACAAGAAAAAGTGCCCTGTGCACTCTCCCTGCCTACTCTGTGATACTGTTGAGCATTTCAGGTTTCCCCTTGTGCTAGAGAAGCCATGATGAGTTCCTTGTCCTGGCTGCTCTCAGTGTCCCTTTCTCTTAGCCACAGCTGGCTCCAGATAGCCACAGTGGTATCTGGGACGGGGAGGCTGAACAAAGGCAGGCAGCAATTCCTAAGAGTTGATTCCTCACCTCTTTAACCATGTCTTCATAGGTCTGGATGGCACTTTCCATGTCAATGACTTGGTTGAACTTCCCAGGGAATGGCCCATCACTGCCTGTTGCAAGAATGAGATGGGAGTAGTGAAGCTCCTGGGAGGGCAGAAGGTAGAATGGGATATTAGACCTCTTAAAAGCAGAGCCTAGAACGCAGTGGTTGCCTCCTAAGTATTGGTCACTCATTCCCTCATCTCCATCCTTTGCTGGTAACCAGGAAAGTATTTGTCACTGTCAGGAAGTGACTTTAGACCCAGTCCAGGTCACACCAAGTAACTGTTCCTCAAGGTCTGAGCTAAGCATCATTCAGATAAGTTGAGAGATTTAAggaaatttaaagaaattatccTAAATTTACTGGGAATAACTTGATATTTATGCTGGACACTCACAGATGGTTCCAGAGACTAACTTCTCTCCTTCACTCTCTCCTGAACAGAGGTGAGATGCTCTGGTTGAAAAGAGTGAttgatgctgctgctcttggctcTTCCTGAAGTTAAATAAGGATCTGAGCCCCAGGTTTAATTGTTGAGCTCTAAATCCAGTTCTAAGAATAAAAGCTCAGCTGAGCAGGAGATGGGGTTGGGTATTTAGTGCACACCCACGTCCCACACAGCTGAAGGCCACTtagctgggctggaagggatggagctgTGCGGGGAAGGACGCCAAGTTCTCCAGGAGGATGGAACACACCCTGCTGAAGGCTGGCTGCCTGCACTAGCAGGTGATCCCATAAGGCATCCCTGTCATTGCAACACCCACCTCACCATCACTGAGCACAACTTGTTGCCTCCCAGGGTCTATGGCCACCACCTTGCCTTGTCGGAAGCTGTCCCCAAAGGTGACTGAGTAGGAGATGAAAGTCTTCTTGGCAAATCCTGTGGGAAGAGGAGACAATGGGAGAGCTCTCCTTCTCTGGAGGCTAACCACCCCCTCTTCTCCCCTCATGCTCTCCTTGCTTAGACAAAAGCATGGAATGCATCTGGGACTGTGGGCTGGACTTTTGCTGGGTGTTATCTCTGCCCAGCAGGGAGCTTCAGGCCCTTTGCCTCAGATCAGATCACACTGGTTAGATGGCTTTGTCTCTGCTCCTTCTATCTCCTCTACTGGGTTTACCAATAACTGTTTCTGTGGTCCTGGCAATTTCTGGCTGGGTGGTGGAGGCTTTTTTCAGTAATCTGCCTCTCAGACCAAACTTTTGCTATCCTTTTGATGCTTGTTCCCAGCCTCCAACGTGGTACTTTACCCCTAAACTCCCCAGTGACTGGACTGATGGGGTTggcccagcctccagctgaGGGCGCAgacagccctgagcagctctgccagggttTAATGGTCCAGGGCCTCATGCTCTGCTGCTCCACATTTCAGTGGCCACATACAGAAAGTGATTGACTCACCCCTTCAAGCTGCTTCGCTTGTAGCTTAGTCACCTTCTACACtcttgaaataaataaagggggggaaggggaagcgggggctggggaggagggatgGTCTGAGCAGTTTTTGCTCAGTTTTCCCAGTGGATGTGCAATTAGCTTAACCACAGATGGGCTGTGGGTCCTCCTGGTGCCTagtatttattttccagatgGAAAACTCAAGTCTTTCACCACGGCAGGGCGGAGAAGGCAGTGCGAGCACCGCGTTCCCTGCCGCTCCCCGCAGGTGCCGGTGGGACAGGGAGGCTGCCCGAGCCCTTACCGCTCTCCACGGCGGCCCGGAGCGCGGCCACGTTGTGATGGAAAGCATCTCTCACATCCACCAGCACGAAGGGGACAGCCCAGGACTTGAGCAGGCTGGCGGCTGCCGTCCCTCCGAAGCCGCCCCCGACCACCACGACCCGCACGGAGCCGTCCAGGGACAGGCGGGAGCCCAtggcggggccgtgcggggccgcTCGGCCTTTGCGGGCGGAGctgcgggcggggccgggctcccGGGGGCTGAGCCCGCTGCTCTGGGCGtgtgggggcggctcctgccggGCCAGCAGCGAGTCCCGAGCACAGAACTTCATCTGCCCTAACCCCCCCCCCGCGAGAAGGCAGCGAGGGTTTCACAAACTCAGCGCTCTGCTCACCTTCACAAGGCTGCAGGCTGGAGGATGGCCCGCTGCACCCGAAGAAACAACCTCTTGGAGAGGGAAATTAAgattacagaattacagaattgttacggtgagctcctggacacccttttgttCCCCCTTTCCccgggcctctgtggctctgatcatgataacccctggatcctcctccctgccccaacggggttggcggggagccaggagagcccaccctgtccaaaacctttatagacccctgaaacttcctgctctctctcttttgccccgctctccatggacaccacagttccaacttccctggggtaagggcctcttttgaatacttttccctctcctgctattccttccctcacagccccatatctctgagctggtcagattcattcggggggctgcgtggagggggggaaaaccatagaaattacacagaatcaattaggaaaaagacctctgagatcatcgaaTCCAACCTGTGACCAAACCAGTACCTTGCCAACCGGACCGTGGCActcagtctttccttaaacatcTCCAGGAATGGTGAATTCACCACCTCTCTGAGCAGTCCCTTCCGATTtctaatcaccctttctgtaagGAAATTTCTCCTGATGTTCAACTTAAACACAGAAAACATGTATTTGCTCTGAGTGGAGCAGGAAAGGAGCCCGGAGACGGCTGTACAAAATCTCAGAAAGGCTTGGGTAGGATGAGACCTTAGAGGCCATCGGGTTCCAACctccccaccatgggcaggaCACGAGTTCAGCATCAGCACGGTGGAGATAAAGAGGGAAGGGCTGAGGAGGTGGCAAAAGGGCCCAAGAGAAGGGGAGTAGGGGGTGGAGAAGGTCGGCAGCATAAAGGACATCCAGATCGTGTTCTTCTGCAGCACGGAAGTTGCCCCGAAGGCTTTCAGCTCTTGTGGCATTCTGTATAAATAGAGCTGCTGGCCCTGTGGATAAAAATAGCTGCTGTACACACTGCGGTGCtgtgagctggcagagctgctcccacacTGCCGTGCCCCCGCCCTGCTCCTCAGCCCTCCCTCAGCGAAACACAGCCCGGtgccaaaaccccctcccagcaAAACACCCTCCAACTTTGGGGGTAGGAAGGAATTTTCCGGGAAAAGCAGGGCCTGGAGTCAGCATTGCCACCAGAGGGTGCAGCCAGCTCGGCcgtggggacatgggacacggAGGGGCATGGGCAGGTGGGCAGGCCCGGGGCAGTGattgccctgccctgccctgccctgctgcaggctcCCTGGACTTTTCCTCACAGCTGCCCCATGGACCAAATACTCCCTGCAGGAGGGCAGGGTGGAAAGGTGTAGGGAAGGGGCTCTGTGAGATGGTCTTGTCCCAGTTTACCACTCTGAGATAGGCAGCATGGGTATATATACCTGTCTGTGAGTCTTCTCCTCGCCAGGTGTAATCCAACATCATCCAGGGCTAAGAGACATCCCTCTGAGGATGATAATCCACGGATGGGTACAACAGTGCTGCATGGGGAGACCTTAGAGTGCCACAAGTGCCCCTGCTCTGCACTAGCCCAAATTCCTGTGAGCCTCTGCATCTTTGACCTGCCCTCCCTCATCATCAGGGCAGTTTGGCATCCCTAATTTTGCAATAACCCAGACAGGCTGGAAGAGGGATAACATTCCTCCCTTCACCCTCCTCTAGGGAGCAGTTCTCCCACCTGGGCCAGGCTGAAGGCCCCATCCTTCCCTGCCAGACTGGAGACTGTTTCTGGCTCACAGCCATCTCtgcaaaaccccaaatcctctcctGTATCAGCAGCCTCACACACCACATTCCCTCTGCCCACAGACATGTCCTGCACATTGTCCTGTGACAGCCCCAGTGGCAccagggtggctgcagctctctggCTGTGCTCCTGGAGGCTTTGCTTCAGGGAAAGGAGGATTTCAAATCTCCCAGCGACGAGGGATTGCTCCAGACAAACTACCTGGCCCACCCTTGCCCCCCAGCTCCCCATTTTGCCAGGGTGAGCTGGTTGCCCCCCATGCCTCAGGGAGCTCTTCTTCAGCCAAGGTAGAATTGTGTCAGTTCAGGGCAAAGAATCACCTGGAAAAACCAATTCAGAACGTTCTTAGCTGCTTTTAAACTTCAACACTGGCTATTTTATGCCTTATACATAACATTTTACTTTTAGCAGAAATCAACAAGGTTCCACTTACATTTATTCTCTTCCCCACAAAcctcatttttcatttccagtttTTCAGTGGCTTGAGAAGACAAGCTGCTTCCCATAGACAACAGCACCAAAATCACCCTGTTTTGGTCAGAGATGTGTATTTATAGGCAGCATCTTTGTACATGCCAGCTCATAAATTGGTCACAAGTCCCAGCCAGAAAAGGGTGGGAAAGCCCCAAGGGTGAAATGCAATGGTCTCTGCAATTAAAGTGGTCTTTGTACCCATGAGAAGAGCTATGGGGAGCTGGGacctccctccatcccaccccagggctgtgccacaaAACTGTTCTCCATTTCCCTGGGATCACGGCGTGCTCTGTGCCAGGGTGCTGCCCAGCTCCTCTTTTCCTGCCTGGTACAGCAGGATGAGTTTGCCAGGCTCAGCGTGCTGTGGTGACAGGCTCCACCTGACCTGCCATCGCCACCTGCAAACTGGGGCTCAAACCAAGGCAGTTTTGGGGAAATGGGGGTGGCCAGGCTCATGGCAGCTCCTGGCATGGAGTGAGCAGGGACCAAGCAGGGCTGTCCTTCCCCTTGGAGGAAACCCCAGCTCAGACAGCTCCTGAAACTGCCTGTGGGTTTTGTGCCATGCAGACCTTTCCTACCCCTCCAGAGCCAAGCAAGTAGCAGACATTGGGAATTTTACAGGAATGCCATTTCATCCCTTATTGTGACGTGATCCAGGCAGGTGCCAACAAGAAACTTTATCAGCTTTATTCTTGTCAGCTGCCTGGCTATAAGCATTGCAGGGATCTCCTCGGAAATTCTCTGGCTCCTCCAGCAGTGGAGCCCAGAGACTGACAGTGTGGTGGCAACTTTCTTTTATGGGATAACATGGTTTGTGGCATTAATCCTTGTGGGGTGGTAGCGAAGCATAAAGGATGTCAGTGGCTGGGGTTTCTTTGGGAAAAAGGAGAGGGCTTGTGCAAGCTCCTTTGCTCTTGGGGC encodes the following:
- the AIFM2 gene encoding ferroptosis suppressor protein 1 (The RefSeq protein has 3 substitutions compared to this genomic sequence), which encodes MGSRLSLDGSVRVVVVGGGFGGTAAASLLKSWAVPFVLVDVRDAFHHNVAALRAAVESGFAKKTFISYSVTFGDSFRQGKVVAIDPGRQQVVLSDGEELHYSHLILATGSDGPFPGKFNQVIDMESAIQTYEDMVKEIEKSQRILVVGGGAAGVEMAAEIKTEYPGKEIILIHSKTALADVELLPSVRQVVKEILLRKGVRLLLSEKVSDIENLRPNQFQKDMVVRTEKGTEVVVDMVVLCTGIKINSSAYAAAFGDKMASDGALKVNKHLQLEGYENIYAIGDCADLKEPKMAYHAGLHANVVVTNIINSLTQKPLKTYEPGSLTFLLSMGRNDGVGQVNGYYVGRLLVTIAKSRDLFVSKSWRTMGQTMPS